One genomic window of Sphingobacterium oryzagri includes the following:
- a CDS encoding PPK2 family polyphosphate kinase codes for MKKYAKKLRASKKSQLDKFPTDISAEIDSDFAQEELKSIRKKLAKIQDVMYAHNKYNVLICFQGMDTAGKDSLIRELFKDFNARGVEVNSFKTPSSLELQHDYLWRHYIKLPPKGKFGVFNRTHYENVLVTRVHPSYLLNEHIPGISATTDIPDSFWNDRFSQINSFEKLLTDNKMIVFKFYLHLSKGEQKKRLLRRLDKGEHNWKFSPSDLSERKLWDKYMDCYQDAIQHTTKSHAPWYIIPADDKHISRYLVANILLETLSKYTDIQYPELDEEIQEQLKHYRKELMND; via the coding sequence ATGAAAAAATACGCCAAGAAACTACGTGCCTCAAAAAAAAGTCAGCTCGATAAATTTCCAACCGATATTTCTGCTGAAATTGATTCTGATTTCGCGCAAGAGGAGCTCAAGAGCATCCGTAAAAAGTTGGCAAAAATACAGGATGTGATGTATGCACACAATAAATATAATGTGCTAATCTGCTTCCAAGGGATGGATACCGCAGGTAAAGATAGTTTGATACGGGAGCTATTTAAAGATTTTAACGCGCGTGGTGTAGAGGTAAATAGCTTCAAGACGCCGAGTAGTTTAGAGCTACAGCACGATTATCTTTGGCGCCACTATATCAAGCTGCCGCCGAAAGGTAAGTTTGGGGTCTTTAATCGCACGCATTATGAAAATGTCTTGGTTACGCGGGTGCATCCGTCGTATTTATTAAATGAGCATATCCCGGGTATCTCAGCGACTACCGATATTCCGGATTCGTTTTGGAACGATCGTTTTAGCCAGATCAACAGTTTCGAAAAACTGCTTACGGACAACAAGATGATCGTCTTCAAATTTTACTTACACCTGAGTAAAGGCGAACAGAAAAAACGGTTGCTGAGGCGATTAGACAAAGGCGAGCACAATTGGAAATTTTCGCCAAGCGATCTTAGCGAACGCAAGTTGTGGGATAAATACATGGATTGTTATCAAGACGCTATTCAGCACACTACGAAGTCGCATGCGCCTTGGTATATCATTCCGGCCGACGACAAACATATTTCCCGTTACCTGGTGGCTAATATTTTGTTAGAAACCTTGAGCAAGTATACGGATATCCAGTATCCGGAACTCGATGAGGAAATACAGGAACAACTGAAGCATTATCGCAAAGAGCTGATGAACGATTGA
- a CDS encoding DUF2851 family protein yields the protein MIAEELLHFIWQFRLFNQLKLFSTAGEPIKIHFVGEHNNNAGPDFIQAKLAIAGQYWHGCVELHVDGRDWMRHKHHQDEAYNSVILHVVFSEPVVAHRADGTRIPCLVLRNFLDEKLLIKYQQLMDNRHWIACEAHLPAVADLHIQQLKGRMLVERLERNYHRVLQLHEQTKADWEKMLFLMICRSFGMKVNAEAFLQLGEAIDLHLVRKYIDEPLKQQALFFGQAGFLTKDYTDDYAVSLKNAYTELCDMHRLAPLSPVLWKQLRMRPANFPTFRLGQLIGVYGANPYLFAGLLACETVEQANLLFQDNRTADYWTDHYQFDRPTRHHETRLSDVFTTHLAINAFVPILFTYGKMMGQPQLEARAFAWLEGIKAEHNHVIAMFAQRGITSLNAADSQALLQLKKSYCDQKKCLECCVGLSILKA from the coding sequence ATGATTGCAGAAGAGCTTTTACATTTCATCTGGCAATTTAGGCTTTTTAACCAATTAAAACTTTTTAGCACAGCTGGAGAGCCTATCAAAATCCACTTTGTCGGAGAACACAATAACAATGCCGGACCAGATTTTATCCAGGCGAAACTTGCTATTGCCGGTCAATATTGGCATGGCTGTGTGGAATTGCACGTGGATGGGCGCGACTGGATGAGACACAAACATCATCAGGATGAAGCCTATAACAGCGTGATTCTACACGTGGTGTTTAGTGAGCCTGTGGTCGCTCATCGTGCTGATGGAACGCGTATTCCTTGCTTGGTATTGCGTAATTTTCTTGATGAAAAATTATTAATTAAGTATCAGCAGTTAATGGATAATAGGCATTGGATAGCTTGTGAAGCACATCTTCCTGCTGTTGCTGACTTGCATATTCAGCAGTTGAAAGGGCGTATGCTGGTTGAGCGCTTGGAACGTAACTATCACCGTGTATTGCAGCTGCACGAACAAACGAAAGCGGATTGGGAAAAAATGCTCTTTTTAATGATCTGCCGCAGCTTTGGAATGAAGGTAAATGCAGAAGCCTTTTTGCAATTGGGCGAAGCAATTGATCTTCATCTTGTTAGAAAGTATATTGACGAGCCACTAAAGCAACAGGCTTTATTTTTTGGTCAGGCGGGCTTTCTCACTAAAGACTATACGGATGATTATGCTGTAAGCTTGAAAAACGCCTATACCGAGCTTTGCGATATGCACCGACTAGCGCCGTTAAGCCCGGTGTTATGGAAACAATTGCGCATGCGACCTGCCAATTTTCCAACCTTTCGCCTTGGCCAACTTATTGGGGTATATGGGGCGAACCCTTATTTATTTGCCGGCTTATTAGCCTGTGAAACTGTAGAGCAGGCCAATCTTTTGTTTCAGGACAACCGCACAGCCGATTACTGGACAGATCATTATCAATTTGATCGCCCTACACGGCACCACGAAACGAGGCTTTCAGACGTTTTTACGACACACCTAGCCATCAATGCTTTTGTGCCTATACTTTTCACGTATGGCAAAATGATGGGACAGCCGCAGCTGGAAGCGCGCGCTTTTGCTTGGTTGGAAGGAATCAAAGCGGAACATAATCATGTTATAGCCATGTTTGCCCAGCGAGGCATCACATCGTTGAATGCCGCAGATTCACAAGCGCTGCTTCAATTAAAGAAAAGCTATTGTGATCAAAAGAAGTGTTTGGAATGCTGCGTAGGTCTGTCTATTTTGAAAGCTTAA
- a CDS encoding ankyrin repeat domain-containing protein, with product MSLYKLEEYIETGNHHDLEILLRADASLLREKTSHDISPLLLACYYHKDQVIKTILNHLTTITIHEACAIGLAPQVDMMLKQKPDVIDELSSHGFTPLGIATHFGQETVVRSLLAKKADPNICSQNGYHVYPLHTALTGQYDQISKMLVEAGAEVNVVQNARITPLHIAAQQGSIDMIIILLENGADISLKTDMGATAADLAFEKGFKEIATILRSN from the coding sequence ATGAGCTTATACAAGTTAGAAGAATATATCGAGACGGGAAATCATCACGATTTGGAAATTTTACTCCGGGCCGATGCATCGCTGCTACGGGAGAAAACGAGCCACGATATTTCGCCATTATTGCTAGCGTGCTATTATCACAAAGACCAGGTAATAAAAACCATACTCAATCACCTAACCACCATCACCATACATGAGGCTTGCGCTATTGGCCTGGCGCCACAGGTGGATATGATGCTGAAGCAAAAACCGGATGTTATCGACGAATTATCATCACATGGTTTTACGCCTTTAGGCATTGCTACGCACTTTGGACAGGAAACTGTGGTGCGCAGTCTACTTGCGAAAAAGGCCGATCCCAATATCTGTTCGCAAAATGGTTACCATGTTTACCCCTTGCATACCGCACTGACAGGGCAATACGATCAGATAAGCAAAATGCTTGTTGAAGCAGGCGCGGAGGTAAATGTTGTGCAAAACGCGCGCATTACGCCGCTACATATCGCCGCCCAACAAGGAAGTATTGATATGATTATTATTTTGTTGGAAAATGGTGCCGACATTTCGTTGAAAACAGATATGGGCGCTACGGCTGCTGATCTGGCTTTCGAAAAAGGCTTTAAAGAAATTGCAACCATATTACGTTCCAATTAA
- a CDS encoding IS1182 family transposase — MKVQFKALPSNSPVLFPENILDRIPLNHPVRLVNQVVDQLDIAHLISQYKGGGTTSFHPRMLLKVLFYAYLSNIYSCRKIERALQENIHFIWLSGNSTPDYRTINYFRAKRLKGQIQDLFASIVRMLHELEYVSLHVQYVDGTKIESAAGRYTFVWKKSIQKNKLKLEANIAAVLSSIDAQITEDQSSLGNQEISKAIDSAGLKERIKTINAKLRAGSKSTDKQLKKLEEDYLPRLEKYEQQLEILGDRNSYSKTDTDAVFMRMKEDHMKNGQLKPAYNTQISTEEQFITHYSIHQTTADTTTLPGHLESFESHYGKQSESIVADAGYGSEQNYELMERKGITAFVKYNYFHTEQKRKHRQDPFSVQNLYYNQQEDFYICPAGQKLSFIGHATRFSTNGYAAQVSCYQAQRCEGCPMRGQCHKAQGNRLIEVNHRLTQLRAKARELLLSEQGLYHRSKRPVEVEAVFGQMKSNNKFTRFSMKGLEKVAVEFGLMAIAHNLRKWARKWKNRALIGNPDGKSSLPAINIGLERVKSTIYRLAA, encoded by the coding sequence ATGAAAGTACAATTTAAAGCCCTTCCATCCAATAGTCCGGTCCTATTTCCTGAAAATATTTTGGATCGTATTCCATTAAACCATCCCGTTCGATTGGTTAATCAGGTTGTTGATCAACTGGATATCGCGCATCTGATCAGTCAATATAAAGGCGGAGGTACGACGAGTTTCCATCCCAGGATGCTTCTTAAAGTTTTATTCTACGCTTATCTAAGCAATATCTATTCATGTCGAAAGATCGAACGCGCCTTGCAGGAGAACATCCATTTCATTTGGCTTTCAGGAAACAGTACGCCTGATTATCGCACGATCAATTATTTTCGAGCTAAACGTCTTAAAGGTCAAATACAGGATCTATTTGCCAGCATCGTTCGGATGTTGCATGAACTGGAGTACGTCAGTTTGCACGTTCAGTATGTAGATGGCACCAAGATCGAATCGGCAGCGGGTCGCTACACATTTGTTTGGAAGAAATCTATCCAGAAGAACAAGTTAAAACTGGAAGCCAACATCGCTGCTGTACTTTCCTCGATTGACGCGCAGATAACCGAAGATCAATCTTCCTTAGGCAATCAAGAAATTAGTAAGGCAATCGATAGTGCAGGATTGAAGGAAAGAATCAAAACGATAAATGCCAAGCTCAGAGCGGGCAGTAAGTCTACCGATAAGCAGCTCAAGAAACTTGAAGAAGACTATTTACCGCGATTGGAAAAATATGAACAACAACTGGAAATACTAGGGGATCGCAATAGTTATAGTAAAACAGATACGGATGCTGTTTTTATGCGGATGAAAGAAGATCACATGAAAAACGGTCAGCTCAAACCGGCCTACAATACACAAATCAGTACCGAAGAGCAGTTCATCACCCACTACAGTATCCACCAAACGACCGCAGACACCACAACCTTACCGGGACATCTGGAAAGCTTTGAATCTCATTACGGAAAGCAAAGTGAATCAATTGTAGCGGATGCCGGATATGGTAGCGAGCAAAACTATGAGCTGATGGAAAGAAAAGGGATAACCGCTTTTGTCAAGTACAATTACTTTCATACGGAGCAAAAGCGTAAACACAGGCAGGATCCTTTTTCGGTGCAAAACTTGTATTACAACCAGCAGGAGGACTTTTATATATGTCCAGCAGGACAGAAGCTTAGCTTTATAGGCCATGCGACTCGATTCAGCACCAACGGATATGCTGCACAAGTGAGTTGCTATCAAGCTCAGCGATGTGAAGGTTGCCCGATGCGCGGACAGTGCCATAAAGCTCAAGGTAATCGTCTGATTGAAGTGAACCACCGACTTACCCAGCTCAGGGCTAAAGCTCGGGAATTGCTGTTGTCAGAACAAGGGCTCTATCATCGAAGTAAGCGACCCGTAGAAGTTGAAGCTGTATTTGGACAGATGAAAAGCAATAACAAGTTTACCCGGTTCAGTATGAAAGGATTGGAGAAAGTTGCCGTGGAGTTCGGTTTGATGGCCATTGCTCATAACCTAAGAAAATGGGCAAGAAAGTGGAAAAACAGGGCTTTGATTGGCAATCCTGATGGCAAAAGCTCCCTACCAGCGATAAATATAGGTCTGGAAAGGGTAAAAAGTACGATATATCGACTTGCAGCCTAA
- a CDS encoding UbiX family flavin prenyltransferase codes for MLKKKIVLAVTGASGSIYAKVLLDKLVQLKDQLQDVAVVMSDNAKDVWQFELGNQGYSDYPFTFYSKNDFMAPFASGSARFDTMIVCPCSMGTLARIAHGVSSDLTTRAADVILKERRKLVLVTRETPLSAIHIQNMATVTQAGGIICPASPSFYSVPKTFEDLAATVVDRVLSLCDIRVDSYSWGE; via the coding sequence ATGCTAAAGAAAAAAATTGTGCTGGCCGTGACCGGAGCTAGCGGATCAATATATGCAAAAGTACTATTGGACAAGCTTGTTCAGCTTAAGGACCAACTGCAAGATGTAGCCGTCGTGATGTCGGACAATGCAAAAGATGTCTGGCAGTTTGAACTTGGTAATCAAGGGTACAGCGATTATCCTTTTACATTTTATAGCAAAAATGATTTTATGGCGCCCTTTGCGTCCGGTTCGGCGCGCTTCGACACGATGATTGTGTGTCCTTGCTCCATGGGCACACTGGCGCGCATCGCGCACGGCGTATCGTCAGATTTAACGACACGAGCTGCAGACGTTATCTTAAAAGAGCGACGGAAGTTGGTGTTGGTGACCCGTGAAACGCCGCTCAGCGCAATTCATATTCAAAACATGGCCACGGTAACGCAGGCTGGCGGAATTATTTGTCCGGCGAGTCCTTCTTTTTACAGTGTGCCCAAAACATTTGAAGATTTGGCGGCGACGGTTGTGGATAGGGTGCTTTCGCTTTGTGATATTCGGGTGGATAGCTATTCGTGGGGAGAATAG
- a CDS encoding dihydroorotase, protein MNTILISSAKLVLPGHPQHGEIVDILIEQGLIRQVASKIDLDLSGVDLIEAAGATVTAGFFDLHANFGEPGLETKEDISTGTAAAAAGGYTGVAVFPNTNPPIHSRSEVALLVNSAKGNIVDVFPVGAISKKREGKELAEIYDMQSVGAIAFCDGDHAVQQAGLMGRALLYAKGIDALIISFAEDDSIAGGSQMNEGEMSTYLGMKGKPNLAESLMVSRDLFLAEYNEAPIHFTCISTAESVALIKSAKDKGLPVTCDVAAHNLVFSDAEIIGFDSNFKVNPPLRTKEDVDALVQAVKDGTIDAIVTQHTPHEIEFKNVEFQIAKDGIIGLQTALPFLLQAGLSTEEIIEKLAVRPRQIARQPVPTLTEGSVANLVVFDANEKWTLDARTNKSKSANNPYFGKELTGKVKAIVNNGQLVVNK, encoded by the coding sequence ATGAACACTATTTTAATTTCATCTGCTAAACTTGTGTTGCCTGGTCATCCGCAGCATGGCGAAATTGTTGATATACTTATTGAGCAAGGGCTTATTCGCCAGGTTGCGTCTAAAATTGATCTTGATCTTTCAGGTGTCGATTTGATAGAAGCAGCTGGTGCGACAGTTACGGCTGGTTTTTTTGATCTGCATGCCAATTTTGGCGAGCCTGGATTGGAAACAAAGGAGGATATCAGCACAGGAACGGCAGCAGCGGCGGCAGGTGGATACACCGGTGTCGCGGTATTCCCAAATACAAATCCGCCGATTCATAGCCGTTCGGAAGTCGCTTTGCTGGTCAACAGTGCCAAAGGAAATATCGTAGATGTTTTTCCGGTAGGCGCCATTAGCAAGAAAAGAGAAGGGAAGGAGCTGGCGGAGATTTATGACATGCAATCGGTTGGTGCGATCGCTTTTTGTGATGGTGATCATGCGGTACAGCAGGCCGGATTGATGGGGCGCGCTTTGCTTTACGCGAAAGGTATCGATGCTTTAATTATTTCTTTTGCCGAAGATGATTCTATTGCTGGCGGTAGCCAAATGAACGAAGGCGAGATGAGCACGTATCTGGGGATGAAAGGAAAACCAAATTTAGCGGAATCGTTGATGGTTTCTCGTGATTTATTTCTCGCAGAATACAACGAAGCTCCAATCCATTTCACCTGTATCTCTACGGCAGAATCGGTCGCGCTGATTAAAAGTGCGAAGGACAAAGGATTGCCCGTGACTTGTGATGTAGCCGCGCATAATTTAGTGTTTAGCGATGCGGAAATTATTGGGTTTGATAGTAACTTTAAGGTCAATCCGCCGCTACGCACTAAAGAAGATGTAGATGCCTTGGTTCAGGCAGTAAAAGACGGAACTATTGACGCAATCGTTACCCAGCATACCCCACACGAAATTGAATTTAAAAATGTGGAGTTCCAAATTGCCAAAGACGGGATCATCGGCTTGCAAACGGCCTTGCCATTTTTGTTGCAAGCAGGACTTTCAACCGAAGAAATCATTGAAAAGTTGGCTGTGCGACCGCGGCAAATTGCGCGACAGCCAGTTCCGACATTGACAGAGGGATCAGTTGCTAATTTGGTGGTGTTTGATGCCAACGAAAAATGGACGTTAGACGCCCGAACAAACAAATCAAAATCGGCAAATAATCCGTATTTTGGAAAAGAATTGACCGGAAAGGTTAAAGCAATAGTAAACAATGGCCAATTGGTCGTAAATAAATAA
- a CDS encoding DUF4199 domain-containing protein — protein sequence MTLEINDEFPEQQVKKEAIKLGIYLGILSLVIGIVSMFVLAATTNFTVTSALLTGFTVLFSIGISAYFAIQLRKTAGGFWTFSQALKSIVIMFTISVVLSSVGTAIFNVVMPEQQQIIFDKTINFMIESLESAGASDDVIDKQVADLEKARDESREFSIGRLVKGLGVNLIVYFVFALILAAILKREKPMFLKVDNAGDAAHPWQENN from the coding sequence ATGACACTTGAGATTAATGATGAATTTCCAGAGCAACAGGTAAAAAAAGAGGCGATTAAGCTGGGTATATACCTCGGTATTTTATCGCTCGTAATCGGTATTGTGTCTATGTTTGTGTTGGCGGCAACGACCAATTTTACAGTGACATCAGCACTTTTAACCGGATTTACAGTGCTTTTTAGTATTGGTATCTCGGCCTATTTCGCTATTCAGCTGCGTAAAACAGCGGGCGGTTTTTGGACGTTTAGCCAGGCCCTAAAATCTATCGTAATTATGTTTACGATCTCGGTCGTGTTATCCAGCGTCGGAACGGCGATCTTTAATGTCGTGATGCCTGAACAACAGCAGATCATATTTGATAAAACCATTAATTTTATGATCGAGAGTTTGGAAAGCGCAGGTGCAAGCGATGATGTGATTGATAAGCAAGTGGCAGATCTGGAGAAAGCACGCGATGAATCACGAGAATTTTCTATCGGACGGCTGGTTAAAGGTTTAGGTGTCAACTTGATTGTGTACTTTGTTTTCGCATTAATTCTTGCGGCAATATTGAAACGCGAGAAACCAATGTTTTTAAAAGTGGATAATGCTGGCGATGCGGCGCATCCTTGGCAAGAAAATAATTAA
- a CDS encoding glycosyltransferase family 2 protein produces MDISVVIPLYNEEESLPELTDWIRRVMQQHQFSYEIILVDDGSNDSSWKVIQELKSKNEDIIGIKFRRNYGKSAALNVGFSAAEGDVVITMDADLQDSPDELPELYNRIKNQGADLVSGWKAKRYDPITKTIPTKLFNAVTRSMSGIYNLHDFNCGLKAYRKEVVKSIEVYGEMHRYIPVLAKWAGFKKIQEQVVQHYPRKYGTTKFGAGRFIKGFLDLLSIFFVGKFGKRPMHFFGTIGVLSFLIGFFITFYLIFEKLMSIANGTHYRNVTEQPLFFLSLAAILIGTQLFLTGFIAELVSRNSTDRNKYHIEEVI; encoded by the coding sequence ATGGATATATCAGTTGTTATTCCCCTGTATAACGAAGAAGAATCATTGCCGGAATTGACCGACTGGATTCGTCGCGTTATGCAACAACATCAGTTTAGTTACGAAATAATTTTGGTAGATGACGGAAGTAACGATTCCTCATGGAAGGTCATTCAAGAGCTGAAAAGCAAAAACGAGGACATTATTGGCATTAAATTCAGACGCAACTACGGTAAATCTGCGGCGCTCAATGTCGGCTTTAGCGCAGCAGAGGGCGACGTCGTGATTACGATGGATGCGGATTTGCAGGATAGTCCGGATGAATTGCCGGAACTCTACAACCGCATTAAAAACCAGGGTGCCGACCTGGTGTCCGGCTGGAAAGCGAAACGATATGATCCGATTACCAAAACCATTCCGACCAAGCTTTTCAATGCCGTGACGCGCAGCATGTCGGGCATTTACAACCTGCATGATTTCAATTGTGGATTGAAGGCTTACCGTAAAGAGGTCGTGAAAAGCATCGAGGTTTATGGCGAGATGCACCGTTATATACCTGTATTGGCAAAATGGGCTGGGTTTAAAAAGATTCAGGAGCAAGTTGTGCAGCATTATCCAAGAAAATATGGTACGACAAAATTTGGCGCAGGCCGATTTATTAAAGGATTTTTGGATCTGTTATCCATATTTTTTGTTGGAAAGTTTGGCAAAAGACCGATGCACTTTTTTGGGACAATCGGTGTGCTGAGTTTTCTGATCGGTTTTTTCATCACGTTTTACCTTATCTTTGAAAAGCTGATGAGTATTGCTAATGGCACACACTACAGAAATGTAACCGAACAGCCGTTATTTTTTCTTTCCCTGGCAGCGATCTTGATTGGTACACAGTTGTTTCTTACCGGCTTTATTGCCGAATTGGTATCTCGAAATTCGACCGATCGTAATAAGTACCATATTGAAGAAGTGATTTGA
- a CDS encoding glycosyltransferase, which translates to MFLSIIIPLYNRPQEIDELLQSLTKQRYTDFEVIIVEDGSTKASQAIVEGYNDRLAVRYFVKPNEGQGFARNYGFARAKGDYFIVLDSDVLVPEDYLLHVLQGLERDRWDAFGGPDAAHASFTATQKAISYSMTSPFTTGGIRGNKKHVGQFHPRSFNMGLSKAVYAQTQGFKLARRSEDIEFSIRMINNGFKVGLIPEAFVYHKRRATFMQFFKQTNFFGKGRIDIYKLFPAELKPVHALPAVFVIGLAGLFLLNIVLCLTDGAYPWLAWLTAVGNGFILLYTILLLLHACLTTKNMGVGLLSVLAAYTQLIAYGTGFIGSYVKNVLLKK; encoded by the coding sequence ATGTTTCTTTCCATTATCATTCCGCTATACAATCGACCGCAAGAGATTGATGAGCTGTTGCAATCGTTAACTAAGCAGCGCTATACGGATTTTGAAGTGATCATCGTGGAAGACGGATCTACGAAGGCATCGCAAGCCATCGTCGAAGGTTACAACGATCGTTTAGCGGTGCGTTACTTTGTAAAACCGAATGAAGGGCAAGGTTTTGCCCGCAATTATGGTTTTGCACGGGCAAAAGGCGATTATTTCATTGTGCTGGATTCTGATGTGCTTGTGCCGGAAGATTACCTGCTGCATGTATTACAAGGTTTAGAAAGAGATCGGTGGGATGCTTTTGGCGGGCCAGATGCGGCACATGCTTCTTTCACCGCCACACAAAAAGCAATCAGTTATTCGATGACCAGTCCGTTTACCACTGGAGGTATACGCGGAAACAAAAAACATGTCGGCCAGTTTCATCCACGAAGCTTTAATATGGGATTATCAAAAGCGGTTTACGCGCAAACGCAAGGATTTAAACTGGCCAGACGATCCGAAGATATTGAGTTTAGTATCCGCATGATCAATAATGGATTCAAGGTTGGCTTGATTCCAGAGGCTTTTGTTTACCATAAGCGTCGTGCTACTTTCATGCAGTTTTTCAAGCAGACTAATTTTTTCGGAAAAGGACGTATTGATATTTATAAACTATTTCCAGCAGAGTTAAAGCCCGTGCATGCACTGCCTGCAGTTTTTGTTATCGGTTTGGCAGGTTTATTTCTCTTGAATATTGTCTTGTGCCTCACCGACGGAGCATACCCTTGGTTAGCCTGGTTGACAGCGGTAGGAAATGGATTTATTTTGCTCTATACCATTTTATTGCTGTTGCATGCGTGCTTAACGACGAAAAATATGGGCGTCGGCCTGCTGAGTGTGTTGGCTGCTTACACGCAGCTCATTGCATATGGCACGGGTTTTATCGGCAGTTACGTGAAAAACGTTTTGTTGAAAAAATAG
- a CDS encoding MBL fold metallo-hydrolase — translation MRVTFLGTGTSQGVPVIACQCAVCTSTDKRDKRLRTAIFIEIDGLHIVVDTGPDFRYQMLRADVRHLDAVLITHAHKDHIAGMDDVRAFNYQQQQSIPIYATPITHESLKREFYYAFGELKYPGVPRLELMPIEAGVPFAIQDTTIMPVEVMHHKMPVIGFRIGNFAYVTDAKTVSEASKTLLKGVDTLVINALQEEPHISHFTKDEALAFAQEISPRQTYLTHISHRFGKHETIEKMLPPSVFPAYDSLVIEI, via the coding sequence TTGAGAGTAACGTTTTTAGGAACCGGAACATCACAAGGCGTACCTGTTATTGCGTGTCAGTGTGCGGTGTGCACGTCGACAGACAAACGCGATAAGCGCCTGCGCACGGCGATCTTTATCGAGATCGATGGATTGCACATCGTGGTGGATACCGGGCCAGACTTTCGCTACCAAATGCTTCGCGCCGATGTGCGCCACTTAGATGCGGTTTTGATAACGCATGCTCACAAAGATCATATTGCCGGTATGGATGATGTACGCGCTTTTAATTATCAACAACAGCAATCCATCCCGATCTATGCGACGCCCATAACGCATGAATCCTTAAAACGAGAATTTTATTACGCTTTTGGCGAGTTAAAATATCCTGGGGTGCCACGGTTGGAGTTAATGCCCATCGAAGCCGGGGTACCATTTGCGATTCAAGATACCACGATTATGCCCGTGGAAGTGATGCACCATAAGATGCCGGTAATCGGGTTTCGTATCGGCAATTTTGCGTATGTAACCGATGCTAAGACAGTGTCTGAAGCGTCGAAAACATTGCTGAAAGGTGTGGATACGTTGGTGATAAATGCCTTGCAGGAAGAGCCACATATTTCACATTTTACCAAAGACGAAGCCCTTGCATTTGCACAAGAAATTAGCCCAAGACAGACGTATTTAACGCATATCAGTCATCGATTTGGTAAGCACGAAACAATAGAAAAGATGCTCCCCCCATCTGTTTTTCCTGCCTATGATAGCCTAGTCATTGAAATTTAA
- a CDS encoding lmo0937 family membrane protein yields the protein MGNILYLVAVILVIIWAVSFFGGYATGGIIHILLVIAIIAILLRIIRGAA from the coding sequence ATGGGAAATATTCTTTATTTAGTCGCCGTTATTTTAGTAATAATCTGGGCAGTTAGCTTCTTCGGCGGATACGCTACAGGAGGTATCATACACATTTTATTGGTCATCGCGATCATCGCGATTTTACTACGTATTATACGAGGTGCTGCTTAG
- a CDS encoding 2-C-methyl-D-erythritol 4-phosphate cytidylyltransferase: MEDNIRTNTLKQKKYAIIVAGGTGSRMESDLPKQFLLLGTQPVLMHTIRQFSRTASAPEIIVVLHPDMCEYWAERCKAYQFHIPHQVVIGGQSRFQSVKNGLETVFAKEKGDLKDVVIAIHDAARPVIDPALIDQCFTATATCGATILAVSSINSIRVGTTDSSKAKDRAEVWIVQTPQTFTGNILAEAFQQEESAQFTDDASVVEKLGYPIHILVGDYKNIKITFPEDLQIAQLYLNAQGLSSTSYNT, encoded by the coding sequence ATGGAAGATAACATCAGAACAAACACACTTAAGCAAAAAAAATATGCTATTATTGTTGCGGGAGGTACCGGAAGCCGTATGGAAAGCGACCTCCCGAAGCAATTTCTATTATTAGGCACACAACCTGTACTGATGCATACGATAAGGCAATTTTCGCGCACTGCAAGCGCACCGGAGATTATCGTTGTGCTGCATCCGGATATGTGCGAATATTGGGCTGAGCGTTGTAAAGCATATCAATTCCATATTCCGCACCAAGTGGTTATTGGCGGTCAAAGTCGTTTTCAAAGTGTAAAAAATGGTTTAGAAACGGTGTTTGCCAAAGAAAAGGGCGATCTAAAAGATGTGGTTATTGCCATCCATGATGCGGCGCGACCGGTGATTGATCCGGCATTGATTGATCAATGTTTCACCGCTACAGCAACTTGCGGAGCAACCATCCTGGCCGTCAGCAGTATCAATTCTATTCGCGTTGGGACGACAGATTCAAGTAAGGCGAAAGATAGAGCTGAGGTTTGGATTGTGCAAACGCCGCAAACATTTACGGGTAATATATTGGCGGAAGCCTTTCAGCAAGAAGAATCCGCACAATTTACGGATGATGCTTCTGTAGTAGAAAAATTGGGCTATCCGATTCATATCCTCGTGGGTGATTATAAAAATATAAAGATCACCTTTCCGGAGGATTTGCAGATAGCCCAACTCTATTTAAACGCACAAGGGCTAAGCAGCACCTCGTATAATACGTAG